Proteins encoded together in one Tripterygium wilfordii isolate XIE 37 chromosome 14, ASM1340144v1, whole genome shotgun sequence window:
- the LOC120014375 gene encoding uncharacterized protein At5g19025-like isoform X2 has translation MPSVSSTPSKLTNPTSSASNHHSHSHAHSTLCRHSPSATLDLLILIVVLFSGTFLVSSYFSYLFHSLSLLLSLSSPHLPTLSFSVSFSLSLPYLLAFFGFFFLSLLLLDFCCGSRSRRCDRPGCKGLKKALEFDLQLQTEESIRSAKDIDALPWKGGSESNPDYECLRAELRKMAPPNGRAVLLFRSRCGCPVAKLEGWGPKRGRRQKRSGV, from the exons ATGCCTTCGGTCTCTTCGACTCCATCGAAACTCACGAACCCGACGAGTTCTGCTTCCAATCATCACTCTCATTCTCACGCGCATTCCACGCTGTGTAGGCACTCGCCGTCGGCGACGCTGGACTTGCTGATCCTGATCGTCGTGCTTTTCTCCGGAACATTCCTGGTTTCTTCCTACTTCTCCTATCTCTTTcactccctctctctcctcctctcgcTCTCCTCCCCTCACCTTCCGACTCTCTCCTTCTCCGTTTCCTTCTCTTTGTCTCTTCCTTACCTTCTCGCGTTCTTtggcttcttcttcctctccctcctcctcctcgacTTCTGCTGCGGTTCGCGCTCACGTCGCTGCGATCGGCCGGGATGTAAGGGCTTGAAGAAGGCTCTTGAATTCGACTTGCAGTTACAGACCGAGGAGTCAATCAGATCCGCTAAGGACATCGATGCTTTACCCTGGAAGGGCGGCAGCGAGTCTAATCCTGATTATGAGTGTCTCAGGGCTGAGCTGAGAAAGATGGCCCCACCGAATGGCCGGGCTGTCCTGCTCTTTCGCTCACGGTGTGGGTGTCCTGTTGCTAAGCTTGAGGGCTGGGGGCCCAAGCGCGGTAGACGGCAGAAAAG AAGTGGGGtgtag
- the LOC120015191 gene encoding DUF21 domain-containing protein At4g14240-like, whose amino-acid sequence MLPINAVIGVRMLSQSAPQFNGFQHEISFGSVWWYAYAGVSCFLVLFAGIMSGLTLGLMSINRVDLEILQRSGTPSEKSQAAQILPVVQKQHQLLVTLLLCNAASMEALPIYLDKLFNQYVAIILSVTFVLAFGEVIPQAICTRYGLAVGANFVWLVRILMVVCYPIAYPIGKILDWVLGHHEALFRRAQLKVLVSIHGQEAGKGGELTHDETTIISGALDLTEKTAEEAMTPIESTFSLDVNSKLDWEAMGKILARGHSRVPVYSGNPKNIIGLLLVKSLLTVRPETETPASAVSIRRIPRVPADMPLYDILNEFQKGSSHMAAVVKTKGKSKALPPTFDGENPAENKVTCAGDSQLTTPLLSNQDERSRSIVVDIDGASRPNTVNWQTSLQRNDVATNGLPQLEDIEDGEVIGIITLEDVFEELLQEEIVDETDEYVDVHKRIRVAAAAAASSVARAPSSRRLTGHKGAGGQSKPGQSPKISKNGSSTPKLPGTGGEPFLGNKR is encoded by the exons ATGCTTCCGATAAACGCCGTCATTGGGGTTCGGATGCTGAGTCAATCGGCGCCACAATTCAATGGTTTTCAACACGAGATATCGTTCGGATCGGTTTGGTGGTACGCTTACGCTGGAGTTTCGTGCTTTCTAGTCCTCTTCGCTGGCATAATGTCCGGCCTCACCCTCGGACTCATGTCTATCAACCGCGTCGACCTTGAGATCCTCCAGCGAAGTGGCACCCCCTCCGAGAAGAGCCAAGCAG cCCAAATTCTCCCGGTGGTTCAAAAGCAGCACCAGCTTCTAGTGACGTTACTACTGTGCAATGCCGCATCCATGGAG GCCCTTCCAATATATCTGGATAAGCTATTCAATCAGTATGTTGCTATAATACTTTCTGTGACTTTCGTTCTGGCTTTTGGAGAG GTGATTCCACAAGCAATATGCACCAGATATGGACTTGCTGTAGGTGCCAACTTTGTGTGGCTAGTGAGAATTTTGATGGTAGTTTGCTATCCAATAGCTTATCCTATTGGGAAG ATCCTTGATTGGGTTTTGGGACATCATGAAGCCTTATTCAGGCGAGCTCAGTTGAAAGTCCTAGTTTCGATCCATGGCCAGGAG GCTGGCAAGGGAGGTGAACTCACGCACGATGAGACAACAATTATTAGTGGAGCATTGGACTTGACTGAAAAG ACTGCTGAGGAGGCTATGACTCCTATTGAATCAACTTTCTCCTTGGATGTCAATTCTAAGTTGGATTG GGAAGCGATGGGAAAGATTCTCGCAAGGGGTCATAGCCGGGTTCCTGTCTATTCTGGAAATCCGAAAAACATCATAGGACTTCTTTTG GTAAAAAGCCTTCTCACTGTACGACCTGAAACGGAAACACCAGCCAGTGCAGTCTCAATCAGGAGAATTCCACG AGTTCCGGCTGATATGCCTTTATACGATATATTGAACGAGTTTCAAAAAGGCAGCAGCCACATGGCTGCTGTAGTGAAGACTAAGGGGAAAAGCAAGGCTCTCCCGCCAACTTTTGATGGAGAAAATCCTGCAGAAAACAAAGTCACTTGTGCGGGGGATTCCCAATTGACTACTCCTTTGCTATCCAATCAAGATGAAAGGTCAAGAAGTATTGTTGTTGATATCGATGGGGCTTCTAGACCAAACACTGTGAATTGGCAGACCTCTTTACAGCGGAATGATGTAGCAACAAATGGATTGCCTCAGTTGGAGGATATTGAAGATGGTGAAGTCATTGGCATTATCACCTTGGAAGATGTGTTCGAAGAACTTCTGCAG GAAGAGATTGTGGATGAAACAGATGAATACGTTGATGTACATAAAAG AATTCGTgtggctgctgctgctgctgcttcatCAGTGGCACGAGCTCCATCAAGTAGAAGGTTAACTGGTCATAAAGGAGCT GGGGGCCAAAGTAAACCAGGGCAAAGTCCAAAGATATCCAAGAATGGTTCAAGTACCCCAAAGTTGCCGGGAACTGGTGGTGAACCTTTCCTTGGAAACAAGAGATGA
- the LOC120015403 gene encoding uncharacterized protein LOC120015403 isoform X1: MAGMVSGAMESLINSPFELIKTRAQVASASCIPSFTSVTESGAVAPVFAKLLPGCSQDKMAVNHSVGLLSTLTSKHFHMVGALQNYPWMITRSGKPPSVCDVKRPSDIISLEGCSALWTGLQSGVVRDSVFGGIFFSTWHFIHQAMLDWKAVGMDPPPRFDEEIGPLSPLAVSLAAGFSGSVAAAGSYCFDTAKIRSQSTVLPKYISMERKFLKWNRPGNRFERLTGIHPADRNLLFHGIWLRMARSGLTSFMIVGSYFLAVDHIFSS; the protein is encoded by the exons ATGGCAGGAATGGTTTCTGGTGCTATGGAATCACTCATAAACTCTCCATTTGAGCTGATCAAAACCCGTGCACAAGTGGCCTCTGCCTCTTGCATTCCAAGTTTTACATCAGTTACAGAAAGCGGTGCTGTTGCACCTGTGTTTGCAAAGTTACTTCCTGGATGTAGTCAAGATAAGATGGCAGTTAACCACTCTGTTGGCCTTCTATCTACCTTAACATCCAAGCATTTCCATATGGTAGGTGCCTTGCAAAATTACCCATGGATGATAACTAGATCTGGGAAACCACCTTCAGTTTGTGATGTTAAGAGGCCATCAGATATTATCTCTTTGGAAGGATGTTCTGCATTATGGACAGGTCTTCAATCTGGAGTTGTTCGAGATTCTGTTTTTGGTGGGATATTCTTCTCTACATGGCACTTCATTCACCAAGCAATGCTTGACTGGAAGGCGGTTGGGATGGATCCTCCACCCAG ATTTGATGAAGAAATTGGCCCACTATCGCCATTAGCGGTTAGTCTTGCAGCTGGATTTTCAGGCTCAGTTGCAGCTGCAGGATCTTATTGTTTCGACACTGCCAAAATTCGATCTCAGTCTACTGTGTTGCCAAAG TATATTTCTATGGAAAGGAAGTTTCTCAAGTGGAATCGACCTGGGAATAGGTTTGAGAGACTTACAGGGATCCACCCTGCTGACAGGAATCTATTGTTCCATGGAATTTGGTTGCGGATGGCTCGTAGTGGGCTTACTTCTTTCATGATTGTGGGAAGTTATTTCTTGGCCGTTGATCACATATTCTCAAGTTGA
- the LOC120015535 gene encoding serine incorporator 3, with amino-acid sequence MSCCVSCCASLTCGLCSSVASGISKRSARIGYCGLFGVSLIVSWILREFAAPLLEKFSWINTSDSYTKEWYQQQAVLRVSLGNFLFFAILALIMIGIKDQNDRRDVWHHGAWTAKMVIWILLVILMFFVPNVVISIYGTLSKFGAGLFLLVQVIILLDFVHTWNDAWVAKDERKWYIALLAVSVGCYLAAYTVSGLLFIWFNPSGHDCGLNVFFLVMTMILGFAFAVIALHPAVNGSLLPASVISLYCVYVCYTGLSNEPRDYVCNGLHNKSKAVSTGTLVLGMLTTVLSVLYSALRAGSSTTFLSPPSSPKSGGNKPLLEAELEEGKGNKKETEAQPVSYSYSFFHLIFALASMYSGMLLSGWTSSSDSTDLIDVGWTSVWVRICTEWVTAGLYIWTLVGALILPDREF; translated from the exons ATGTCGTGCTGTGTTTCTTGCTGTGCATCTTTGACATGCGGTCTCTGCTCCTCGGTGGCGTCTGGGATCTCCAAGAGATCGGCGAGGATCGGATACTGCGGTCTCTTCGGTGTCTCTCTCATAGTTTCCTGGATTCTCAGAGAATTCGCTGCTCCTCTCTTGGAGAAATTCTCTT GGATAAATACTTCTGATTCTTACACAAAAGAATGGTATCAGCAACAGGCAGTTCTACGAGTGAGCTTGGggaatttcttgttttttgcaaTACTTGCGCTTATTATGATTGGGATAAAAGACCAGAATGATAGACGTGATGTTTGGCACCATGGTGCATGGACTGCAAAGATGGTGATCTGGATTTTACTTGTCATCCTCATGTTTTTCGTTCCTAATGTTGTCATCTCGATATATG GAACTTTATCGAAATTTGGAGCTGGCTTGTTTTTATTGGTTCAAGTGATTATATTACTCGACTTTGTACACACATGGAATGATGCATGGGTTGCAAAAGATGAACGTAAATG GTATATTGCTTTACTTGCTGTGTCAGTTGGATGCTACCTTGCAGCATATACAGTTTCAGGACTTCTCTTTATATGGTTCAACCCATCTGGACATGACTGTGGTCTCAACGTCTTCTTCCTTGTCATGACCATGATTCTTGGATTTGCCTTTGCAGTAATAGCACTGCATCCTGCG GTTAATGGCAGCCTCTTGCCTGCTTCAGTGATATCACTTTACTGTGTTTATGTGTGCTACACTGGTCTCTCCAATGAACCTCGTGATTATGTCTGCAATGGTCTCCATAACAAATCTAAAGCAGTCTCCACTGGTACTCTTGTTCTTGGGATGCTCACAACAGTTCTCTCAGTCCTATACTCTGCACTTCGTGCTGGTTCTTCAACAACGTTTTTGTCACCGCCATCTTCACCTAAGTCGG GTGGAAACAAACCACTTCTTGAAGCGGAATTGGAAGAAGGGAAAGGAAATAAAAAGGAAACTGAAGCACAGCCAGTTAGTTATTCCTATTCGTTTTTCCACCTAATTTTCGCCCTGGCTAGTATGTACTCAGGCATGCTTCTCTCGGGATGGACCAGCTCATCGGACAGCACCGACCTAATAGATGTCGGGTGGACATCGGTCTGGGTTCGTATATGCACAGAGTGGGTCACTGCTGGACTCTACATCTGGACCCTTGTTGGAGCTCTTATTCTCCCCGACCGTGAATTCTAA
- the LOC120014375 gene encoding uncharacterized protein At5g19025-like isoform X1 — protein MPSVSSTPSKLTNPTSSASNHHSHSHAHSTLCRHSPSATLDLLILIVVLFSGTFLVSSYFSYLFHSLSLLLSLSSPHLPTLSFSVSFSLSLPYLLAFFGFFFLSLLLLDFCCGSRSRRCDRPGCKGLKKALEFDLQLQTEESIRSAKDIDALPWKGGSESNPDYECLRAELRKMAPPNGRAVLLFRSRCGCPVAKLEGWGPKRGRRQKRALNGSGDHR, from the exons ATGCCTTCGGTCTCTTCGACTCCATCGAAACTCACGAACCCGACGAGTTCTGCTTCCAATCATCACTCTCATTCTCACGCGCATTCCACGCTGTGTAGGCACTCGCCGTCGGCGACGCTGGACTTGCTGATCCTGATCGTCGTGCTTTTCTCCGGAACATTCCTGGTTTCTTCCTACTTCTCCTATCTCTTTcactccctctctctcctcctctcgcTCTCCTCCCCTCACCTTCCGACTCTCTCCTTCTCCGTTTCCTTCTCTTTGTCTCTTCCTTACCTTCTCGCGTTCTTtggcttcttcttcctctccctcctcctcctcgacTTCTGCTGCGGTTCGCGCTCACGTCGCTGCGATCGGCCGGGATGTAAGGGCTTGAAGAAGGCTCTTGAATTCGACTTGCAGTTACAGACCGAGGAGTCAATCAGATCCGCTAAGGACATCGATGCTTTACCCTGGAAGGGCGGCAGCGAGTCTAATCCTGATTATGAGTGTCTCAGGGCTGAGCTGAGAAAGATGGCCCCACCGAATGGCCGGGCTGTCCTGCTCTTTCGCTCACGGTGTGGGTGTCCTGTTGCTAAGCTTGAGGGCTGGGGGCCCAAGCGCGGTAGACGGCAGAAAAG GGCTCTTAATGGGAGCGGTGATCATCGCTGA
- the LOC120015403 gene encoding uncharacterized protein LOC120015403 isoform X2, translated as MAGMVSGAMESLINSPFELIKTRAQVASASCIPSFTSVTESGAVAPVFAKLLPGCSQDKMAVNHSVGLLSTLTSKHFHMVGALQNYPWMITRSGKPPSVCDVKRPSDIISLEGCSALWTGLQSGVVRDSVFGGIFFSTWHFIHQAMLDWKAVGMDPPPRFDEEIGPLSPLAVSLAAGFSGSVAAAGSYCFDTAKIRSQSTVLPKLSLEAFRW; from the exons ATGGCAGGAATGGTTTCTGGTGCTATGGAATCACTCATAAACTCTCCATTTGAGCTGATCAAAACCCGTGCACAAGTGGCCTCTGCCTCTTGCATTCCAAGTTTTACATCAGTTACAGAAAGCGGTGCTGTTGCACCTGTGTTTGCAAAGTTACTTCCTGGATGTAGTCAAGATAAGATGGCAGTTAACCACTCTGTTGGCCTTCTATCTACCTTAACATCCAAGCATTTCCATATGGTAGGTGCCTTGCAAAATTACCCATGGATGATAACTAGATCTGGGAAACCACCTTCAGTTTGTGATGTTAAGAGGCCATCAGATATTATCTCTTTGGAAGGATGTTCTGCATTATGGACAGGTCTTCAATCTGGAGTTGTTCGAGATTCTGTTTTTGGTGGGATATTCTTCTCTACATGGCACTTCATTCACCAAGCAATGCTTGACTGGAAGGCGGTTGGGATGGATCCTCCACCCAG ATTTGATGAAGAAATTGGCCCACTATCGCCATTAGCGGTTAGTCTTGCAGCTGGATTTTCAGGCTCAGTTGCAGCTGCAGGATCTTATTGTTTCGACACTGCCAAAATTCGATCTCAGTCTACTGTGTTGCCAAAG TTGTCCTTAGAGGCTTTTAGGTGGTGA
- the LOC120014990 gene encoding adenylate isopentenyltransferase 5, chloroplastic-like translates to MKLCMSTTCKQVQPLVNFQERLNLKSFFHRKDKVIFVMGATGTGKSRLAIDLANQIPAEIVNSDKIQAYKGLDIVTNKVTEEECRGVPHHLIGTIDQNSNFTATDFRSHASLACESIVGRGRLPIIAGGSNSYIEALVNEDPEFPLRYECCFLWVDVSLPVLNSFVSERVDKMVKAGFVSEVRKMFKPNADYSRGIRRAIGVPEMDDYLRNEKIVDEEARARLLGAAIATIKENTCMLAYRQLQKIHRLHNQWLWNMHRIDATEVFLKSGEEAEEAWEKQVVRPSTMIVEQFLDEEEYMRSIVSPDTVAAITAGSGAKSVPVAAVAAASL, encoded by the coding sequence ATGAAGCTCTGCATGTCCACAACCTGTAAGCAAGTACAGCCTCTAGTGAACTTCCAAGAAAGACTCAACCTGAAATCCTTCTTTCATCGGAAAGATAAGGTCATATTTGTAATGGGAGCAACGGGCACTGGCAAGTCAAGACTTGCCATCGACCTAGCAAACCAAATTCCAGCAGAAATAGTTAACTCTGATAAAATACAAGCCTATAAAGGCCTTGACATCGTCACTAATAAGGTCACTGAAGAGGAGTGTCGAGGGGTACCTCACCATTTAATAGGCACAATAGACCAAAATTCGAACTTCACAGCCACTGATTTCCGGTCCCATGCATCACTTGCATGTGAATCCATCGTGGGTCGGGGTCGATTGCCAATCATTGCCGGTGGCTCTAATTCCTACATCGAAGCATTGGTGAACGAAGATCCTGAATTCCCATTGAGGTATGAATGTTGTTTTCTCTGGGTGGATGTGTCACTGCCTGTGCTCAATTCATTCGTCTCAGAGCGAGTTGATAAGATGGTTAAGGCTGGCTTCGTCAGCGAAGTCAGAAAAATGTTCAAGCCAAACGCAGATTACTCACGGGGAATTCGTCGAGCAATTGGCGTGCCTGAAATGGATGACTACTTACGCAATGAAAAAATTGTCGATGAGGAAGCTCGTGCTAGGCTTCTTGGAGCAGCCATTGCAACGATCAAAGAGAACACATGCATGTTGGCGTATCGACAGCTGCAGAAGATTCATCGCCTTCACAATCAATGGCTTTGGAACATGCATCGAATTGATGCCACTGAAGTGTTCTTAAAAAGCGGAGAAGAAGCCGAAGAAGCTTGGGAGAAGCAGGTGGTGAGACCCAGCACCATGATCGTCGAACAATTCCTTGATGAAGAAGAATATATGAGAAGCATCGTATCTCCTGATACTGTGGCCGCCATTACGGCTGGTTCAGGCGCGAAATCGGTGCCTGTTGCGGCCGTTGCAGCGGCATCTCTTTGA
- the LOC120015400 gene encoding pentatricopeptide repeat-containing protein At5g19020, mitochondrial encodes MFLSPRPTSVLRFLVSPPSISTSSLRWVSAKTPQISPQLTHLLFNAQTDLKHYDHELALVSALKSCATHLDVSQGQQVHCFVLKSGSDSNIFVQNSLINMYVKCGFMSDARNVFDSCSKLDTASYNIMIGGYARSGRLDDSRWLFKVMPDRGCVSYTTMIIGLVQNDCWMEAIEVFKNMRIMGVAPNEVTLVNVISACSPLGGIWDCRMLHGLVTKLQLEGLVLISTNLLHMYCICSSLGDARRLFDEMPERNIVSWNVMLNGYSKAGLVDFAREVFETIPNKDVVSWGTMINGYCQIEWLSEAMVMYRALLQSDLRPNEIMIVDLVSACSKATAIGEGLQFHCVAVKVGFEYSGFIQATVIHFYASCGRIKDSCLQFEVGIKDHVASSNALIAGFIRNGMIDDAREMFNEMPERDVFAWSSMIAGYAQSEQPNLALELFHEMVASGVQPNEITMVSVFSAISSLGTLKEGRWAHEYVHNNSIPLTDNLSAAIIDMYAKCGSINTAVEFFYQIREKAGNVSPWNAVICGLAVHGHANLSLNVFSDLQKRSMKLNAITFIGVLTACCHAGLVNLGEKYFRSMKSEHNIDPDIKHYGCMVDLLGRAGRLQEAEEMIESMPMKADVVIWGTLLAACRTHANVDVGEKAAENLARLEPSHGASRVLLSNIYADAGRWDDARLVRSNMQSNRMKRLPGFSGVV; translated from the coding sequence ATGTTCCTCTCTCCCAGACCCACATCAGTTCTTCGCTTTCTCGTCTCTCCGCCTTCAATATCCACCAGCTCTCTCAGATGGGTCTCCGCCAAAACCCCCCAAATCTCTCCCCAGCTCACTCATTTACTATTCAATGCCCAAACGGACCTCAAACATTACGATCACGAGCTCGCTTTGGTATCAGCACTTAAATCTTGCGCGACCCATCTGGATGTCTCTCAGGGTCAACAAGTGCACTGCTTTGTTTTAAAGTCCGGCAGCGATTCCAACATTTTTGTACAGAACAGTTTGATCAATATGTATGTTAAATGCGGGTTCATGTCTGATGCACGGAACGTGTTTGATTCTTGTTCTAAGTTGGATACTGCCTCTTACAATATTATGATTGGTGGGTATGCGAGATCGGGTAGATTGGATGATTCACGTTGGTTGTTTAAAGTAATGCCTGATAGAGGATGCGTCTCCTACACTACCATGATAATTGGTCTTGTACAAAATGACTGCTGGATGGAGGCAATTGAGGTTTTTAAGAATATGAGAATTATGGGGGTAGCCCCAAATGAGGTTACACTGGTGAATGTGATCTCCGCTTGCTCACCTTTGGGTGGGATTTGGGATTGCAGAATGCTGCATGGATTGGTAACTAAGTTGCAGCTTGAAGGGTTGGTTCTCATTTCGACGAATTTGTTGCATATGTACTGTATTTGTTCGAGTTTGGGGGATGCAAGAAGGTTGTTTGATGAGATGCCCGAGAGGAATATAGTTTCGTGGAATGTCATGTTAAATGGGTATTCAAAGGCAGGGCTTGTTGATTTTGCTAGAGAGGTATTTGAGACGATTCCTAATAAAGATGTGGTTTCTTGGGGTACGATGATTAATGGGTACTGCCAAATAGAATGGTTAAGTGAAGCTATGGTGATGTATCGTGCACTGCTACAAAGTGACCTGAGGCCTAATGAAATTATGATTGTTGATTTAGTTTCAGCTTGTAGTAAAGCAACAGCTATAGGCGAAGGTCTGCAATTTCATTGTGTGGCTGTTAAAGTTGGCTTTGAGTACAGTGGTTTTATACAGGCAACAGTcatccacttttatgcttctTGTGGCAGGATCAAGGATTCTTGTTTACAGTTTGAAGTCGGCATTAAAGACCATGTTGCATCTTCGAATGCCCTTATAGCAGGGTTTATTAGAAACGGAATGATTGATGACGCGAGGGAAATGTTCAATGAGATGCCAGAAAGAGATGTTTTTGCTTGGAGTTCAATGATTGCTGGTTATGCACAGAGTGAGCAGCCCAATTTGGCTCTTGAACTCTTCCATGAAATGGTAGCTAGTGGAGTCCAACCAAATGAAATCACTATGGTGAGCGTATTCTCTGCAATTTCCTCTTTAGGCACATTGAAAGAAGGAAGATGGGCGCATGAGTACGTGCATAATAACTCCATTCCCCTAACTGACAATTTAAGTGCTGCAATCATTGACATGTATGCCAAATGCGGGAGTATCAATACAGCCGTGGAATTTTTCTATCAGATCCGGGAGAAGGCTGGGAATGTCTCGCCATGGAATGCAGTTATATGCGGGCTGGCTGTGCACGGACATGCAAATTTGTCACTGAATGTATTTTCTGATTTGCAAAAACGGTCCATGAAACTCAATGCAATCACATTCATCGGAGTCCTCACTGCTTGTTGCCATGCAGGGCTGGTGAATCTAGGGGAAAAATATTTTAGGAGCATGAAGAGTGAACATAATATAGATCCAGACATCAAGCATTATGGCTGCATGGTGGATCTTCTGGGCAGAGCTGGGCGACTACAAGAAGCTGAGGAAATGATAGAGAGCATGCCCATGAAGGCAGATGTTGTGATATGGGGCACATTGTTGGCTGCATGCAGAACTCATGCGAACGTTGATGTAGGAGAAAAGGCTGCAGAGAATCTAGCAAGGTTGGAACCATCTCATGGAGCCAGTCGAGTTCTTTTATCCAACATATATGCAGATGCAGGAAGATGGGATGATGCACGTTTAGTAAGGAGCAATATGCAGAGTAATAGAATGAAGAGATTGCCTGGCTTCAGTGGAGTTGTATGA